The Alkalibacter saccharofermentans DSM 14828 region TCATCAACTACCTGGATGCGTATTTAGCTCCCATGATATCAATACACGGAGTTTTGGTAGAGGTTTTCGGAGTGGGCATGCTAATAACCGGATCCAGCGGAGTAGGCAAGAGCGAAACTGCCCTTGAGCTTATTAAGAGGGGCCACAGGCTTATAACCGACGACGTGGTAGAGATAAAAAAAATCGGGGATGGGCTTAATGGAACTTCTCCAGATATTCTTCGCCAATATATGGAAATTAGAGGAATAGGAATAATAGACATAAGGACATTGTACGGAATCGGGGCGGTCAAAGATGCGATGCAGATAGACATGAATGCCCATCTTGAAAAGTGGGACCCTGAAAAGTATTATGACCGCCTTGGAGTAGACGAAGAGTATCTGAATATATTGGGAATTGACGTGCCTAAAGTCGTCATACCTGTTACAACGGGGCGAAATCTGGCAATAATATTGGAAACTGCTGCAAGAAACAACAGGTTAAAATATATGGGAATCAACTCAGCCAAGGAATTTTGTGATAGAATTATGATAAACAACGAAAAAAAAGAAAATAAAGGCAACGATGAATAGGAGGCTGATGGATTGAAAACAGTTATCGACACACATGTCCATACAGTGGCATGCAACCATGCTTACAGCACTATAAATGAAAATGCCGCAGCTGCAAAAGAAAAAGGACTCGAGCTGATATGCATAACAGAGCACGGAATAGAGCTTCCCGGAGGTCCGCATCTATACTACTTTGCAAATATTAAAGTCGTGCCGCCTAAAATAGAAGGGGTAAAGATATTAAAAGGCATAGAGGCGAACATAATGGACTTCGATGGAAATATGGATATACCTGAGAAATACAGGGATCGGATGGAGATTATTTTGGCGGGACTACACAGCATGTGTTTGGCGCCTGGAAGCAAAAAGGAAAATACGAGGGCTCTTATAAAGGCTATGGAGAAGGAGTATGTGGATGTTATCGTCCATATAGGAAACCCGATTTACGAAGTAGATTATCAGGAGGCACTTAAAGCTGCGAAGGACACCAATACGATTATCGAAATCAATAACAGCTCTTTTGTGCACTCAAGAGAGGGCAGCTATAGCAACTGCAGGATGGTCGCGGAGGAGTGCATGAAAAGGGACATGATGATAACATTGGGCAGCGATGCTCATATTGCATACGACGTTGGAGAGTTCGGTGTCGCCAAGACGATGCTTGAAGAGATAGACTTCCCTGAAGATTTGATAATAAACACACATGTGGACAAGCTTGTAAGATATTTAGAATCCAAAGGTAGAAAGCTTTTCTTGGACCCGCGGATAAATGTAAGAGACCATAGATAAAAAGGAGAATGAAAATGGCAAAAAACCCTATAATAACGATTAAAATGGCAAATGGAAACACTATCAAAGCAGAGCTTTATCCAGACAAGGCACCAAATACTGTAAATAACTTCGTGAGCCTCGTTAGCAACAAGTATTACGATGGACTTATTTTTCACAGGGTAATAAAGAACTTCATGATTCAGGGAGGATGTCCACAAGGTACGGGAACAGGCGGTCCAGGTTACGGAATAAAAGGTGAGTTTTCAGGAAATGGCGTTCAAAATGATTTGAAACATGACAGAGGCGTGCTTTCCATGGCAAGATCTATGCAGCCGGATTCAGCAGGATCACAGTTTTTCATAATGCACAAAAATTCACCTCATCTCGACGGCCAGTACGCTGCTTTTGGAAAAGTTGTAGAAGGGCTGGAAGAGGTTGACGCTATTGCAAATACCAAGACCGGACGTCAGGACAGACCTATCGAGCCTGTAGTGATAGAAGAAATGACAGTTGAAACCTTTGGAGAGAGTTATTCGGAACCGGAAAAAATCTAAGGAGGGGAATCATGGGTATAAAGCTTATTACTGACAGTGCATGCGATTTGTCAAAAGAGTATTTAAAAACCCAGGAAGTTGAATTAATCCCAATTTACATAAGTTTAGATGGCAATGATTTTAAAGACGGAATTGACATCACTCCAGAAGAAATTTATCAAGGCATGAGAGATGGTAAAGTTTATAAGACAGCTCAAATAACCATAAAGGATTTTGAAAAAATATTTGAAAAATATGCGCAAGCAGGTGATGAAATACTTTACTTGAGCTTTTCATCGGGTCTTTCAGGAACTTGCAATGCAGCTCAGATAGCGGCAAATGCAGTAAAAGAAAAATATCCAAATGCAAAAATTCAAATAATCGATACCAAGGCTGCAGTAAACGGACTGGGTTTGATCGTAAAAAAGGCAGTCGATGGAAAAAACAACGGTATGTCATTTGAAGATTTGATCAAGAGTGTTGAGTCAGACGCAGCAAAAATAGAACATATATTTACAGTGGAAGATCTAAACTACCTTTATCGAGGAGGAAGACTCAGTAAAGGGGCGGCGGTTGTGGGAAACATGCTAAACATACAGCCAATACTGAGAGTGGACGAAGATGGAAAACTTGAGCAGCTGGACAAGGTCAGGGGCAGAAAGAAGCTCTTTGGCAAAATATTAAAGCTTATGGAAGACAAAGCAGATGACCTTGGCCGTCAGACGATTGGAATAAGCCACGGCGACGACCAAGAAAGTGCTGAAAAGCTGGTGGAGATGATTAAGGAAAGATTCGGATCAAAAGACTTCATAATCAGCATGATGGGTGCGGCAATAGGCGCCCATACGGGTCCTGGCACCCTATGCGTATTCTTCTTTAATACAAAAAAATAAAAATAGCATGCCGGCTATATGATATGCCGGCATGCTATTTACCTTAATAGGAGATGACGATTCCACCGTCATCCATATATACTGCGCTTAAACCGTTGGCTTCAGTTAAGACCACATCCTTGAAGTTATACTTTTCCATAATCATTTCCTTTACGGATTGGGCTTTTTCGAGTGCGTTACAGTGAACAATTCCAAGCCTTTTGTCTGAGAAATCTGTTTCTGATCCGATAAGGTCTACAAGCTTTTTCAATGCGTTTTTACTGCCCCGAGCTTTTTCGATCAGTTTTATCTCGCCGTGTTCATCTGCCCCCAATATGGGCTTAATATGCAAGAATTGAGCGAACATGCCTGTAAGCTTGCTCATGCGACCGTTTTTAATAAGGTTGTCCAGGTTTTCGAGAACGAACATGGTTTTCATTTCACCTATGTAGCTTTCGACCTTGCTGACGATTTCCGGAAGGGAGTTGTCTTGGTCTGCCAACTCTGTTATTTTTATAGCGATCATAGTCTCGGCTATGGCGGCGCTTAAAGAGTCGAAAATATGGATGAATTTTTCTCCGTATTGTTCAGTGTACATGTCCTTTGCTGTTATCGCGCTGTTATATGTTCCGCTTAAGTTTGAAGAAATGGTGACCACAAAAATATTCTCAGCTTCTTTGTATTTCTCTAAAAAATGATTTGGCGAGGGACAGGCGGTCTTTATAGCTCCCACAGACTTTTTCATTTTTTCTATTATAGTCTCCACAGTCAAGCTTTCGTCGTCCACTAAATCTTCATCACCGATGGTTATTGTGAAAGGCACTGTAGAATGGGGTATCTTGGTCCCCCAGGCTTCGTCAAAGTCACAGCTGCTTCCGACTACGATCTTATAATCCATGATGCACCTCCATTTTCCTTTATTTATTAATACTATCATAGACAACGTTTAATATAAAGAAAGAAATGCTTTGCATAAAAGGTTGTAAAGTTTGGAAAAATAAACTTATCTATTGGTTATTTTGACAACTTTCTGTTATAATTAGGACAGAATATGTCACTGAAAGGATTGATACTATGAGCATAAAAGTCGATATTAAAAATGCTATGATAACCGGAGAGGAAATGTCAAACATTTATACCCAGATTAAACTTGCTGATGAGATGTTAAAAAACAAAAGTGGTGCAGGAAATGATTTTCTTGGCTGGCTTGATTACCCGGACAACTACGACAAAGAAGAATTTGATAGGCTTTTAGATGTTGTGGGAAATATACAAAATGATTGCGAAGCCCTTGTGGTAATTGGTATCGGTGGTTCGTATCTTGGTTCGAAAGCGATAATTGATGCTTTGAATCCTTTTTTTGTCAACGAATTGGATGGAAATCAAAGGAAAGCTCCAAAAATCTACTTTGCAGGACAAAATATCAGCGGAAAATACCTAAAGGCCCTCTACGAAAGAGTCAAAGGCCAAAACTTCATGGTAAACGTGATATCAAAATCTGGAACTACTACTGAGCCGGCGATAGCGTTTAGAGTCTTCAAGAACCTTTTGGAAGAGAAATACGGCAAAGAAGAGTCTAAAAAAAGAATTTTTGTGACCACTGACAAGGCTAGGGGGGCTTTAAAGAGCCTTGCCGACGAAGAGGGATATGCAAGCTTCGTAATTCCTGATGATGTTGGAGGAAGATATTCTGTTCATACTTCAGTAGGCTTGCTGCCAATAGGTGCTGCCGGCTTTGACATCAAGGCTTTCATGCAAGGGGCAAAGGATCAAATGGATGAAATCAATGGTGATGATTCCTTAGATAACCCCTGCTATAGATACGTGGCTGCAAGAAACGTCCTGTACAGAAAAGCCAAAGACACTGAAATAATGGTAAATTATGAACCTGAAATGACGATGCTTGCCGAATGGTGGAAGCAACTCTTTGGAGAAAGTGAGGGCAAGGAAGGCAAAGGCATATTCCCAGTTTCAGTTAATAATTCCACCGACCTGCATTCCCTTGGGCAAATCGTTCAGGAAGGAAAACGAAATATTTTTGAAACTGTCATAACTGTAAATAACCACGAAGAAGACATGATTATTCCAAGTGACGATAACGACTTGGACGGACTTAACTATATAGCTGGCAAAGGAATGAACTATGTGAACACTCAGGCCTATATGGGGACGCTTCTTGCCCATGTGGATGGAAATGTTCCAAACATAGTATTGGAGCTCGAAAAGCTGGATGCATATAATTTAGGGCGACTTGTGTACTTCTTTGAAAGGGCTTGCGGCATTAGCGGCTACGTGCTAGGGGTAAATCCTTTCAACCAGCCTGGTGTTGAAGCCTACAAGAAAAACATGTTTGCGTTGTTGGGCAAAAAGGGCTTTGAAGATCTGGCGAAGCAGCTGAAAGGCAAAATGTAAAATACCATTGAGATAGATTCATTGTGGCTTGGGCAAAATTTGCCTGAGCCATTTTAATTTAATTTTAATCCTAGTCAAATGCTGGATTAATAGGCCTTTACTATGATGGATACAGATAAGGGTGTACCAAGTAGAGGAGCGTGCAAAGATGAGAATTACTCTCGATCAGGTGGAAAACCTGAGAAAAAGAGTGGACTGCGATTATCAAACTGGGGAAAAAGCCTTGAGAAAGTCTCGAGGAGACATAGATGGGGCTGTATTGTATCTAAAGAAAAGAGAAGATTCGCGAATTAAGAAATTACTTCTCGTATTCGAAGATTTTTTAAACAAGATATTCAGTTTCGACATTCTGATGATCAAAAATGATAAAAAAGTAATAGCAATGCCTGCGGCCCTTGTTTTAATTGTGGTAGTTTTATTCAACATACCAATGGCGTTTTTATTGATTGTTGCATTGATAGCTGTAATTAGCGATTATTCCTTTGAAATCGGCGTAAGAAATCAAGAGAATGGGAAAACCATCAAAGAATCGGAGATAAAAGATAATGTCGTTGAAAAAACAGAAAAAACAGAAAAAACAGATATAAAATCAGACAAAACCTACGACGGAGTATATAAAAGCCTGTATAATGTAGATGTGGTGGAGGCAAATGAGAAGAAAATAAAGAGTGACAATATAAGCCTTAAAAGCTGTGAAGAAGATAAGGAACCTTGTTATTCGGATAAGTCGACTGCATATACAGAAAGTCGTATTGATGAACAAAACTGCAACGAGATAATAATAGAATGAGGGAGGACATCCTATGGGCATCAAGATATTGGTTGTTGAGGATGAGGTCAAAATCGCCCGTTTTCTGCAATTGGAGCTGGAACACGAGGGTTATGAGGTTGACTTGGCTTTTGAAGGCAGAACAGGGCTTGAAATGGCTCAGGAGAGCAAGTATGATGTGATAATACTAGATATTATGCTGCCCCTTTTAAGTGGAATGGAGATATGCAGAAGAATAAGGCAGGAAGATCTGAGTGTGCCGGTAATTATGCTGACCGCCAAGGATGATGTAAGCGACAAGGTCATGGGGTTGGATATAGGTGCCGATGACTATATGACCAAGCCTTTTGCAATAGAAGAATTGCTGGCTAGAATAAGGGTAGCTGTAAAAAGAAAAGCCGTCGTGGATAAGCCCGACGGCAACAAGCTGATTATGGGGGAGTTGGTTTTGGACAAAGACCAATATAAGGTTACCTACGAACAGGAATTGGTGGAATTGACTAAAAAAGAGTTTGAACTTTTGGAATACCTCATGGAAAATAAAAACATAGTTTTGACAAGGGACAAAATCGTTGAAAAAGTATGGGGATATGATTATATGGGGGAAACCAACGTCACTGATGTTTACATAAGATACCTAAGAAGCAAGCTCGATCAAAAATATGGCGTAGATCTTATTAAAACAGTACGAGGCGTGGGATATAAGATGACTGATGAATAAAAGAGAAAATTCGATCATAGGGAATCTGTTTTCAGGCCTTGAATATTTATTGAGGCTGCCGATGATTTTAATCGACAATATAACTCGGATTTTGAAGTTTTCGATTAGAACAAAGATAACGTTAAATTATATTTTACTTTATAGCGTATCCGCACTATTAACGGCTGCTTTAGTTAGTGGCGGATATCTTTTAATAACCAGAAACCAGATATACGAAAGAAACAGGGATTACATAAATGAAGCCCTGGGGGCAGTTTCACAACATGAGTCAAACGTTGAGCTACAACAGGAATTAGAGCATATTTACGAGGAAAGTGGAATAAACATATTAGTCACAAACGCAGTGACTCAGGAAAGTGCTGCAACCACCCAGTTCTACCCCGTCGTCAATTACCAGTTTTTGACTGAAAACAACCCTTTGTACAAAAGTTTTTCCATAGTCAGCTTGCTTTCTTACGATCTCATTGCTTTGGAGGCAAGTCAAGGGGAGTACAGCAGGGTAGTGTTTTTTTTCAACGTGGAAGAAAATATCCACACACTTAAGATTGTGCTGATTTTAATGAGCTTCGGGTACATATTGGGATTATTGATGATACTGGTTCTAGGAGATATAAAACTGCGAAGAGTGTTGAACCCCATTAAAAAGATATCAAAATCAGCAAAAAACATCAACACGCAGAATCTGGACACGAGAATAGACGTGGGCAGGGCAAAGTATGAGCTCAAAGATCTTGCAATAACGATAAACGAGATGATAGACAGAATTCAAGACGGCTACAGAAAGCAGCAAAGGTTTGTTTCAGACGTTTCTCATGAGCTTCGAACCCCAATTTCAGTAATAAATGGCTATGCAAACATGCTTGACAGGTGGGGGAAAAACGACCCTGAAATTTTGCAGGAGTCAATAGATGCCATGAAAAATGAAGCTGGAAACATGTCTGATCTAGTTGAAAAGCTCTTGTTTTTGGCTAGACACGACAGGGATGCATTAAAATATGAAATTACTGAAGTGAATTTGAGTGAAATAGTTGAAGAGGTGGCTAAAGAGACGGCAATGATCGACAGCGAGCATGATATTTGTGCTGATTTGACTTCCGGAATATGGATTGAAGGAGACCCAAACAGAATAAAACAGGTTATAAGGATTTTTGTTGACAATGCAGTGAAGTACACACCTGAAGGCAAGAAAATTCAAATAAGGGCTTTTATTGAGAACGAGTTCTCCGTGGTGGAAATAACTGACGCTGGGATAGGTATTTCAAAGGATGATCTAGACAATATATTTGAGAGGTTCTATAGAGCTGACGAATCCAGAACCAAAACCACCGGTGGATACGGCTTAGGGCTGAGCATCGCAAAGGTGATAGTTCTCCAGCACGGAGGAAAGATAAAAGTGAGGACAAAACCGGGGATAGGAAGCAGATTCAGCATATATCTTCCGACGCTTTCGAGAAAATAAAAAACGCCCTTAGGCGTTTTTTATTTTCAGTCATCATCGCTTACAAATGATTCTAAATCAACCTGAAGAGCCATTTCAATGGCTTTGTTCATCTTCTCTTCGAAGATTTTTTCATCTATGCCCACACTCATTATCCAAAATCGCGATATGAAAAACATCGCATCTTTGTAGCTTAGGTCCAAATTGCCTGCGATTATATTTCTGAAGATACTCGTGGCAACGGAAAAAGCTGAAATGGTGTAAGCTTTTAAAGCAGTTGAATCGAGATTCATGTTGTAAGCCTTCAATATGCCGTCAAACTGTTTAGTAACCATGTAGTTCAAATCGTAGTCGTCTACGTTCTCTACCGGGCTGTCAAAAGGATGTGTCGATTCCATGTAGAGTTTTTGGTACAATTCGTCTTCCAACAGTATTCTGTAATACAGAGAAACATACAAGAAGTGGCTCAACATGCCGTCGTCCTTGAATGGAACTTCCTTTTCCGCGTAGTCGAGAGTTTTCAGTATGAGGCTGCCGAATATATGGTCGGCTATACCCTGCTTGTTTCGAAAATAATAATAAAGCAGCGGATTTTTGACACCGGCCAATTCAGCTATGTCTCTTACGGAAATGTTGTTCCATCCTTTTTCCAAAACAAGTTCTTTTGTTACGGATAAAATCTTTCTCCGCGTTTCAATGCTTTTTTTATATACCATATCCATCACCTAATTTTAGTATAGCATAAATTGGTTTTTGATTAAACTAAATTCTTTTGCTGCTAAATTCTTTTGAGGCATTCAGCTCCGAATAATAAAGCTTTATGTTGCTTTATTTATGATAAAAAGATTAGCCTCCAGAGAGTACGATGTTTTATATTGGTGAGCCCCCGCTATCGATGATACAGGAGCAACAGAGGTATAATCCGTGGCATTTTATGATATAATCATAACATCAGTCAAATAATCAACAGAGGAGAATGAGATTGATCTACGGTATAGGCAACGATGTGATAGAAGTGGATAGGGTTAGAAAGACTATTGAAAAGAATCCGAGATTTTTAGTTAAATATTTTACCGAATCAGAGAGGGAATACTTCAATAAACGAAAAATGTCTCCCCAGACAATTGCGGGCTACTTTAGCGCGAAAGAGGCTGTTTCCAAAGCGATGGGAATGGGTTTTCGTTTTTTCAACATGTCCGATATAGAAATAGTAAAAGATGCTTGGGGCAAGCCTGAAGTGGTTCTTATCGGCAAGGCCTTTGAATACGCTAAAGATAACAACATAGGCTCTATTTTAATAAGCATATCCCATAGCGAGAAATATGCGACTGCCATGGCCGTTGCAGTATTGAAGGAGGGGTCTTAATTGTACATATACACTGCCGATGAAATGAAGGAAATAGACGAAAAAACCATTGGAGGAGAGGACGGCAAATCCCTTGAATTGATGGAAAAAGCAGCAAAATCAATATATAATGTCCTTAGTGACAGGATAACCGGCAAAAAAAAGCACAAGCAAGTATTGGCGGTGTGCGGGAAAGGCAATAATGGGGGAGACGGTCTTGCACTGTCTAGGCTATTGGGCAACGATGGCTTCAATATCAGGGTTTTAATGACAGCCGGGGAGAAGGAGCTTAAAAGGGATACATCCGTAGAATTAAAAAGGCTTGAAATCTCAACGGACAATGTATATTATTTGGGCTCATCTTCGAGGGAGCTGTTAGACCAGATAATCGGGGACTCGGACTTTATTATAGATGCGATATTTGGTACGGGCTTTAAAGGGAAAGTTGATGGAGAGCTGTCTGATATAATGTTAAAAATCAACGATAGCAAAGCAACGGTTGTAAGCATAGACATACCAAGTGGACTTGTCGGAAACAATGGCAGGGTTTACGGCAATGCCATAAAAGCTGATTTTACTGTAGTGGTTGATTCCCTTAAAACAGGGAACCTATTGGGACAAGCTCCTGACTACAACGGTGAAATAATCGTGGGAGAGGGAATCGGACTGGATAAGTCTCAGGCTTCACCTGATAAAAGGTTGCTGTCGGGAAAAACTGCGGGTAAAATGAAAACCAGAAGATCCTCTGGCCATAAATACGATTTTGGAAGCCTGGCGATTGCCGGAGGAAGCATAGGAATGACGGGAGCGCCGCTGCTGAGCGCTAAATCAGGTCTTGGAAGCGGCTGTGGGCTTTCCACTGTCTTGATAGATAAAGAGGCTTATGCATACTGCAATAGTCCCTGGCCTGAAGTGATGATCAAACCCTATGCAAATGAAGTTGAATTTGAAAAGCTTTTGGAAAGAGCCACGGCTGCTGTTTTCGGTCCTGGAATGGGAATGGATGAAAAGTACGATAAGATGATGATTAAAGCCCTTAAGCGCGATATCCCAATAGTTGTAGATGCAGATGGAATATACAGGCTTAACAAAGCCAGAGATCAGCTCGTGCTTAAGGATAAAAACTTGATAATCACACCGCACCTAGGCGAAATGGCGAAACTCTTTCGAGTGAAGACTGAAGACGTTTTGGACGACCCCATATATTTTGTTAAGTCGGCAGTAGATTGCTACAATGCAGTAGTTGTTCTTAAAGGACCCTGTACTGTCATAGGAGCAAAAAATGAATTGTGGTTTTATTACAAGCCTAATTCAGGGATGGCCTGTGGGGGAAGCGGAGATGTGCTTTCAGGAATCATAGGAGGCCTTTGCGCACAAGGATACGAAACTTTGGAAGCGGCAAAAAAAGGCGTGGTGATTCACGGAACGGCAGGAGAGTTCGCCAGAGCGGAAAAAAACGAGTGGGGCATGTGTGCAGGAGATATAATCAATAACATTTACAAAGGAATAGAGCCTTTGGTTTAATAGTAGAAGCTTTGGTTTAAGAAAACATAAAACAAATAACTAAATGAGGTGGAGACTTGTATAGACATGGTTTTTACAGAGTAGGGTGCGGTGTGCCTGAACTGAAGGTAGCTGACGTGGATTTTAATTTAAGCGCTATTAAAGAAATGATAAATGAATCGATAATAAAAAATGTTGACATCTTGCTTTTACCTGAGCTTGCAATTACAGGATATACATGTGGGGATCTTTTTTTTCAAAAAGCTCTGATGGACAGATGCGAAAAGGCAATAGGGGAGCTGGCAGGGTTCTTGGAGAATAAGCCGATTCTTCTCGCCATAGGAGCTCCCGTCAGGATGTTCGACAGGATTTACAATTGCGGAGTAGTTATTCAAAAAGGCAAGATACTGGGAATGGTTCCGAAGATGCATCTGCCTGAGTACAATGAGTTCTATGAGAAAAGATGGTTTTCCTCAGGTTATGATTTTGAGGAGAACATGTGGGTGGATTACTGCGGACAAAGGGTTCCCATGGGGAGCAAGATATTGTTTAGAAATAAATGCAACCACGATCTTGTTGCCGGAATCGAAATATGTGAGGATCTTTGGGTGGCCATCCCCCCAAGCAGCAACCTGGCACTGAGTGGCGCCACGCTGATATTGAATCCTTCTGCAAGCAACGACTTGGTAGGCAAAAGAGATTATCGTTTAGAACTTGTCAAGCAGCAGTCGGCGAGGTGTCTTTGTGCATATGCATATGCATCCTCTGGATTTGGAGAGTCTACCACTGATGTGGTTTATGGGGGCGACTCAATGATTTGTGAAAACGGAGCTTTGCTTGAAGAGGGAAAAAGATTTGACATAAAGCCCTCCTTGACATTTTCTGATGTGGATGTGGAAAAGCTTGCTGGGGAGAGGATAAAGAAGCATTCCTCTTTTCATGAAAACAACAAGCACAAAGGCGCTGATTATATTTTTGCTGAATTCGAAATAGAAGGTGAAAAAAAAGAAATCAAGAGGAAAGTCTGGAAGCATCCATTTGTACCGGCGGGAATCAAAGACAGAAATACAAGGTGCGAAGAGATTTTCAATATCCAGACGAGCGCTTTGGGGAAAAGGATGATTCACACCTCAGCCAAAGCACTGGTTGTGGGAATCTCAGGAGGCCTGGACTCTACATTGGCGCTTTTAGCCTGCGTGAAGACATGCGATAAGCTTGGATTGGACAGAAAAATGATCAAGGCCATTACAATGCCTGGATTCGGCACTACTGACCGTACGTATCAAAATGCAATCAGCCTGATGAAAAATCTTGATGTATCCCTGGAAGAAATATCGATTGTTCCGTCAACGCTGCAGCATTTCAAGGATATCGGTCATGATCCGAGCGTACACAACGTTACATATGAAAACGCACAAGCCCGGGAACGTACGAAGATACTCATGAACATAGCCAACAGGGACAACGGGATGGTTATAGGAACAGGGGATCTTTCGGAACTTGCTTTGGGATGGGCTACCTATAATGGGGATCATATGTCCATGTACGGTATAAATAGCGGAATACCGAAGACCCTTGTTAGGTATCTGGTCAAATGGATAGCTGACAACAGCTTGAAGGAAGTAAAGGAAACCCTTTATGATGTTTTGGATACCCCGGTAAGTCCGGAGCTTCTGCCACCGGATGAAGAGGGAAATATTGCCCAAAAGACTGAAGAAGTCGTAGGTCCTTATGAAATCCACGATTTTTACCTTTATTATGTGGTACGTTATGGATTCAGGCCTTCAAAAGTTTTTGAACTCAGTAAATTGGCGTTTAAGGATGATTATAGTGAAGAGGTCTTGATATTTTGGCTTGAGAGATTTTACACAAGGTTCATAACACAGCAGTTCAAAAGATCCTGCTTGCCTGACGGACCCAAAGTGGGGTCGATAAATCTATCGCCAAGAGGGGACTGGAGAATGCCAAGCGATGCATCTCACCAGCTCTGGAAAGATGAGATTCAAAAGCTTAAAAGGGATTTAAACATCAAGCCTATTTGATTTTTTCGAGTATGGTCTTATACCCGGTTCCGTATTTCAGGCATCTGCTGACCCTGCTTACTGTAGTGGAGCTGGCGCCGGTTATCTCTTGGACCTCAGAAAATGTCTTTCCATTAAAGAGGCCCTGGGCGATTTCCAACCTGTGCTGCATGTCCTCAATTTCCTTGATGGTGCATAGGTCTTCTAAAAATGACAGGGTTTCATCGGTAGATTCCAAAGCGGAAAGGCATTTTAATAAAAGATCGAAATTTTCTTTATTCAAAACGATAACCTCCAGATTATAGATGTCTTGGTGTTGGGACTATATGAAGATTATACTTTATTGCAGTAAAGTAGTAAAGAAATAAATTGATAATTGATATGTGGAGAGCATTGCAATAGAATAATAAAGTCGAAACAGTTTTTTAATATCAAGGAGAAAATAGAAAGGGTGATCACGCTTCAATGAATAAATTTTGTTTAATCGGAGAAAAGCTGTCTTATAGCTTTTCACCTTACATACACAAGGAGCTCTTCAAGCTTACAGGAATTGACGGAGACTATGGCATAGAAGAAATACCGAGGGACGTTTTTAAAAGCTCTGTAGGGGAAATCATCAAAAGCTACAAGGGATGCAATGTGACTATCCCATACAAGACTGAAGTAATGGAGTTTTTAGATGAAATTGACTCAACTGCTCTGGAAGTAGGAGCAATCAACACCATTAAAAACGTTGGAGGGAAACTCTACGGATACAATACGGATATACATGGATTTGGAGAGACGCTCGAAAAATTCCATATCGAAATCAAAAACAAGGTATTTGCCATCGCAGGTACCGGAGGGGCTGCAAAAGGGGTATATCATCATATTAGAAACCATGAGCCCAAAGACATTATATTTTTAAGCAGAAAAAAGGAATCAGATTGGATAAAGGGCTACGAAATACTTGATTACAATGATTATAAGCCCGGAT contains the following coding sequences:
- a CDS encoding NAD(+) synthase, producing MYRHGFYRVGCGVPELKVADVDFNLSAIKEMINESIIKNVDILLLPELAITGYTCGDLFFQKALMDRCEKAIGELAGFLENKPILLAIGAPVRMFDRIYNCGVVIQKGKILGMVPKMHLPEYNEFYEKRWFSSGYDFEENMWVDYCGQRVPMGSKILFRNKCNHDLVAGIEICEDLWVAIPPSSNLALSGATLILNPSASNDLVGKRDYRLELVKQQSARCLCAYAYASSGFGESTTDVVYGGDSMICENGALLEEGKRFDIKPSLTFSDVDVEKLAGERIKKHSSFHENNKHKGADYIFAEFEIEGEKKEIKRKVWKHPFVPAGIKDRNTRCEEIFNIQTSALGKRMIHTSAKALVVGISGGLDSTLALLACVKTCDKLGLDRKMIKAITMPGFGTTDRTYQNAISLMKNLDVSLEEISIVPSTLQHFKDIGHDPSVHNVTYENAQARERTKILMNIANRDNGMVIGTGDLSELALGWATYNGDHMSMYGINSGIPKTLVRYLVKWIADNSLKEVKETLYDVLDTPVSPELLPPDEEGNIAQKTEEVVGPYEIHDFYLYYVVRYGFRPSKVFELSKLAFKDDYSEEVLIFWLERFYTRFITQQFKRSCLPDGPKVGSINLSPRGDWRMPSDASHQLWKDEIQKLKRDLNIKPI
- a CDS encoding YerC/YecD family TrpR-related protein, which gives rise to MNKENFDLLLKCLSALESTDETLSFLEDLCTIKEIEDMQHRLEIAQGLFNGKTFSEVQEITGASSTTVSRVSRCLKYGTGYKTILEKIK
- a CDS encoding shikimate dehydrogenase family protein, which translates into the protein MNKFCLIGEKLSYSFSPYIHKELFKLTGIDGDYGIEEIPRDVFKSSVGEIIKSYKGCNVTIPYKTEVMEFLDEIDSTALEVGAINTIKNVGGKLYGYNTDIHGFGETLEKFHIEIKNKVFAIAGTGGAAKGVYHHIRNHEPKDIIFLSRKKESDWIKGYEILDYNDYKPGSAHVLINTTPVGMSSKDISQSPLGEDKLPGFTHVVDLIYNPKETMLMALAKKQGATAVNGLFMLVSQAIRSEEIWNDIQVDWDVKDKIYEKTWNLMYDE